Proteins co-encoded in one Methylomonas albis genomic window:
- a CDS encoding type I secretion system permease/ATPase — protein sequence MPDSGQISGPADPTFDDPLLLALLSVCKLLHISQTATALVAGLPLVDNKLTPALFVRAAERAGLTSRLLRRPLQKISNLVLPAVLLLKDGNACVLVAKQGERYTLVLPETENGEKIVSVAELEASYSGSAFFVQLQHSFDGRTAESAVPKVKHWFWDVIYKSWPIYAEVLAASVLINLFALAAPLFFMNVYDRVVPNHALETLWILTLGVLIVFGFELAMKLLRSYFIDAAGKRADIILSANIFEKLMNIRMEARPPSVGAFANNLSEFESFREFLTSATLVTLIDLPFLFLFLLIIYSVGGNLALIPLAILPLALLIGIALQAPLKNTINAMFKFGGEKNATLVEALSNLESIKTAGAEGQLQRRWEQNIGEIARLGLKSRFYAGLTVNLTAFLQQLAAVLVVLAGVYRITDGELTTGGLVACTMLTSRALAPVGQVAALLTRYHQAVTALGSFSRMMALPVERESGKEYLHRPGFNGEIEFKHVRFSYPQQPVKALDGISFKIKAGERVGFIGRIGSGKSTLEKLMLGLYQAQEGSILIDGTDIRQIDPADLRRQIGYVPQDISLMFGSVKDNILLGSRYADDSAVLKAAQIAGVDQFVSKHPAGFDLQVGERGASLSGGQRQSIALARALLLSPPIFIMDEPTNAMDNSSEEAFKQRFAAQLHEQTLILVTHRMSLLSLVDRLIVMDGGHMVADGPKEHVLEALRQGQIKVAI from the coding sequence ATGCCTGATAGCGGCCAGATATCCGGACCAGCAGATCCCACGTTTGACGATCCTTTATTGTTGGCTTTGTTGTCGGTCTGCAAATTGTTGCATATCTCGCAAACCGCAACAGCCCTAGTGGCTGGGCTGCCCTTAGTCGATAATAAATTGACGCCTGCATTGTTCGTGCGCGCCGCTGAACGTGCTGGTTTGACCAGCCGCTTACTACGCAGGCCCTTACAAAAAATTTCCAATTTAGTGTTGCCGGCCGTGTTGCTGCTCAAAGATGGCAATGCTTGTGTATTAGTCGCCAAGCAAGGCGAACGCTATACCTTGGTGTTACCGGAAACCGAGAACGGCGAAAAGATTGTCAGCGTAGCGGAACTGGAAGCCAGTTACAGCGGTTCGGCTTTTTTCGTGCAACTGCAACATAGCTTTGACGGGCGAACTGCGGAATCCGCAGTGCCGAAGGTCAAACATTGGTTTTGGGATGTGATTTATAAGTCCTGGCCGATTTATGCGGAAGTGCTGGCAGCCTCGGTATTAATCAATCTGTTCGCGTTGGCGGCGCCATTGTTTTTCATGAATGTTTACGACCGTGTGGTGCCGAATCACGCGTTGGAAACTTTGTGGATATTGACGCTAGGCGTATTAATCGTGTTTGGCTTCGAATTGGCGATGAAACTGCTGCGGAGCTATTTTATCGATGCGGCCGGCAAGCGTGCCGATATTATTTTGTCGGCGAATATTTTTGAAAAACTGATGAATATCCGCATGGAAGCCCGGCCGCCATCGGTGGGGGCTTTCGCAAATAACCTAAGCGAATTTGAGTCCTTTCGGGAGTTCTTAACTTCGGCAACACTGGTGACATTGATCGATTTGCCGTTTTTGTTTTTGTTTTTACTGATTATTTATAGTGTCGGCGGCAATTTGGCCTTAATTCCTTTGGCGATTTTACCGTTGGCATTGTTAATTGGCATTGCCTTGCAGGCACCATTGAAAAACACGATCAACGCCATGTTCAAATTCGGCGGCGAGAAAAATGCGACACTGGTGGAAGCACTGTCCAATCTGGAAAGCATTAAAACGGCTGGAGCGGAAGGCCAATTGCAGCGGCGGTGGGAACAGAATATTGGCGAAATTGCCCGGCTGGGCTTAAAGTCGCGATTTTATGCCGGCTTGACTGTAAACTTGACCGCATTCCTGCAGCAATTGGCCGCAGTACTCGTGGTGCTTGCCGGCGTCTATCGGATTACCGATGGCGAACTGACGACCGGCGGTTTGGTGGCTTGCACCATGTTGACCTCGCGGGCGCTAGCCCCGGTTGGGCAGGTGGCGGCGCTATTGACCCGTTACCACCAGGCTGTAACAGCCTTGGGATCGTTTAGCCGGATGATGGCGTTACCGGTGGAGCGCGAGAGCGGCAAAGAATATTTGCATCGGCCGGGTTTCAATGGCGAGATTGAGTTCAAGCATGTTCGCTTCAGCTATCCGCAACAGCCGGTTAAGGCCTTGGATGGCATATCGTTTAAAATCAAGGCCGGTGAACGCGTGGGTTTTATCGGTCGAATCGGTTCCGGTAAGAGTACGCTGGAAAAATTGATGCTTGGTTTATATCAGGCTCAAGAAGGTTCGATATTGATAGACGGTACCGATATTCGCCAAATCGATCCCGCCGATTTACGTCGGCAAATCGGCTATGTACCGCAAGACATTTCGTTGATGTTCGGTAGCGTGAAGGATAATATTTTATTGGGTTCGCGCTACGCCGATGACAGTGCGGTGTTAAAGGCGGCTCAGATTGCCGGGGTTGATCAATTTGTCAGCAAGCATCCTGCAGGTTTTGATTTGCAGGTCGGCGAGCGTGGCGCGTCGTTGTCGGGCGGACAGCGGCAAAGTATCGCGCTGGCCAGGGCCTTGCTGTTGTCGCCGCCGATTTTTATTATGGACGAGCCGACCAATGCAATGGACAACAGCAGCGAAGAGGCATTTAAACAGCGTTTTGCTGCGCAATTGCACGAACAGACGCTGATACTGGTCACGCACCGGATGTCGCTGCTCAGTTTGGTGGACAGGCTAATCGTGATGGACGGCGGACATATGGTCGCCGATGGTCCTAAGGAGCATGTTCTGGAAGCCTTGCGCCAAGGCCAGATCAAGGTGGCTATTTAA
- a CDS encoding septum formation initiator family protein, giving the protein MKTLIAIIILLIVHFQYRLWLGDASVSQISDYRERLETLTKEAQEKKERNDSLYAEVLDLRRGLETIEERARYELGMIKENETFFQVLE; this is encoded by the coding sequence ATTAAAACCCTGATCGCCATCATCATTCTGTTGATTGTTCACTTCCAATATCGGTTGTGGCTGGGTGATGCCAGCGTCTCGCAGATTAGCGATTATCGGGAACGCCTGGAAACCTTGACCAAGGAAGCCCAGGAAAAAAAGGAACGCAACGATTCTTTGTATGCGGAGGTGCTGGATTTGCGCCGCGGTTTGGAAACCATCGAAGAACGCGCCCGCTACGAGTTGGGCATGATCAAGGAAAACGAAACTTTCTTTCAAGTGCTTGAGTAG
- a CDS encoding HlyD family type I secretion periplasmic adaptor subunit has translation MMLKKIAQWRAEHRYRAEDQRFLSDVNAANLYELPLQSHLILWFSAAFVAVSLIWAGFASLDEVTRGEGKIIPSSQVQVVQNLEGGIVSEILVQEGQLVDKDQMLLQLDQVRFASSFKEAKLKYFELLANTARLNAEVNGTPLTIPEEVLKNAPQIAENVRQLLVSKQNEIRSNSDIFAEQVRQKEQEIIEIQSKSDQLARSYKLLQDEVKMSEPLVADGAMSQVELLRLQRAANDLKGDLNSANLAMPRLRSSLDEARNKLAEVKIRFKTEALKELNEVKAELDRTSETAVALEDRVSCTRVLSPVKGTVKRIKVATVGGVIQPGMDLLEIVPLEDQLLIEAKIRPADIAFLRPGQKAVVKLSAYDFSIYGGLDASLEHISADSIPGEKKDEDNYYLIRLRTAKNYLEKGGERLEIIAGMTAEVDILTGKKTVLDYLLKPILKARDRALRER, from the coding sequence ATGATGTTGAAAAAAATAGCGCAGTGGCGAGCCGAGCACCGCTATCGAGCCGAGGATCAGCGCTTTTTAAGCGACGTAAACGCTGCGAATCTTTACGAGTTACCCTTGCAAAGCCATTTGATCCTGTGGTTTTCTGCGGCATTTGTTGCGGTGTCCCTGATTTGGGCCGGTTTTGCTAGCCTTGACGAAGTCACGCGCGGCGAAGGCAAGATCATCCCGTCCAGTCAAGTACAGGTGGTACAGAACCTGGAGGGTGGCATCGTTTCGGAAATATTGGTTCAGGAAGGCCAGTTGGTGGACAAGGATCAGATGTTGCTGCAACTGGATCAAGTTCGTTTTGCTTCGTCGTTTAAGGAAGCCAAGTTAAAGTATTTCGAGTTATTGGCAAATACCGCGCGCTTGAATGCCGAAGTCAACGGTACGCCCTTGACGATTCCGGAAGAGGTTTTGAAAAACGCCCCGCAAATCGCCGAGAATGTTAGACAATTACTGGTTTCCAAGCAGAACGAAATAAGGTCGAATAGCGATATTTTTGCTGAGCAAGTGCGGCAGAAAGAGCAGGAAATAATTGAAATTCAGTCTAAGAGCGATCAGTTGGCGCGTAGTTACAAATTATTGCAGGACGAAGTGAAAATGTCCGAACCGTTGGTGGCTGACGGTGCGATGTCACAGGTTGAATTACTGCGCTTGCAACGGGCTGCTAACGATTTGAAAGGCGACTTGAATTCCGCGAACCTGGCGATGCCGCGCCTGCGTTCTTCGCTGGACGAAGCGCGCAACAAACTGGCGGAGGTCAAAATTCGTTTTAAAACCGAAGCCTTGAAAGAGTTGAATGAAGTTAAAGCCGAATTGGATCGTACTTCCGAGACTGCGGTAGCTTTGGAAGATAGGGTTAGCTGTACCAGAGTGTTGTCGCCGGTAAAGGGAACGGTAAAACGCATCAAAGTGGCTACGGTTGGCGGCGTAATTCAACCCGGCATGGATTTGTTGGAAATTGTGCCACTGGAAGATCAGCTATTGATTGAAGCTAAAATTCGGCCGGCAGACATTGCTTTTCTTCGCCCTGGACAGAAAGCTGTGGTAAAACTAAGCGCTTACGATTTTTCGATATACGGAGGCCTTGACGCCTCTTTGGAACATATCAGCGCCGACAGTATACCCGGCGAGAAGAAAGACGAGGATAATTACTATTTGATTCGTTTGCGCACCGCTAAAAATTATCTGGAAAAAGGTGGCGAACGCTTGGAGATTATTGCCGGGATGACAGCGGAAGTTGATATTTTAACCGGAAAAAAAACAGTGCTCGATTACCTCTTGAAGCCGATATTGAAAGCCAGGGATCGGGCTTTAAGAGAACGATAA
- the kdsA gene encoding 3-deoxy-8-phosphooctulonate synthase yields the protein MQLCNFEVGLDQPFFLIAGTCVIESEQMTMDTAGKLKEIADELNIPFIYKSSFDKANRSSLGSFRGPGLEKGLQILEKVKQQLNVPVLTDVHEDTPLAEVAAVVDVLQTPAFLCRQTNFIQSVAELGKPVNIKKGQFLAPWDMANVAAKAKATGNRQIMVCERGVSFGYNNLVSDMRSLAVMRDTGCPVVFDATHSVQLPGGQGNVSGGQREHVPVLARAAVAVGIAGLFMESHPKPEEALSDGPNSWPLHRMKELLEMLVTIDRAVKSTSLIETTL from the coding sequence ATGCAATTATGTAATTTCGAAGTCGGCCTGGATCAGCCGTTTTTCCTGATCGCCGGTACTTGTGTGATCGAAAGCGAACAAATGACCATGGACACCGCCGGTAAATTGAAAGAAATAGCCGACGAGTTGAATATTCCGTTTATCTACAAATCCTCGTTCGACAAGGCTAACCGTTCGTCATTGGGCAGTTTTCGCGGTCCGGGTCTTGAAAAAGGTTTGCAGATTCTGGAAAAAGTGAAACAACAATTAAACGTACCGGTTTTGACCGACGTGCATGAAGACACGCCGCTGGCGGAAGTCGCGGCGGTGGTCGATGTGCTGCAAACGCCGGCATTTCTGTGCCGCCAGACCAATTTCATCCAAAGCGTCGCGGAGTTGGGCAAGCCTGTGAATATCAAAAAAGGCCAGTTTTTAGCGCCTTGGGATATGGCTAACGTCGCCGCCAAAGCCAAAGCCACCGGCAATCGGCAAATCATGGTTTGCGAGCGTGGCGTGTCGTTTGGCTATAATAATTTGGTTTCGGACATGCGCTCCCTGGCTGTGATGCGCGACACCGGTTGTCCGGTAGTATTCGACGCCACCCATTCCGTGCAGTTACCGGGCGGGCAAGGCAATGTGTCCGGCGGTCAGCGCGAGCATGTACCCGTATTGGCGCGCGCCGCAGTCGCTGTGGGTATCGCGGGGCTGTTCATGGAATCGCACCCCAAACCCGAAGAAGCGTTGAGCGATGGTCCTAATTCCTGGCCCTTGCACCGCATGAAAGAATTATTGGAAATGTTAGTAACGATAGACCGGGCTGTTAAATCCACCAGCCTGATTGAAACCACACTATAG
- a CDS encoding response regulator transcription factor → MANILIYSNNPQLTAQWTHALIAEYSVSMLHSIRSEYTADAVIFDAKKLDDDASLLSVFANKKTRFLVMGADWPENKQIDVLINGAAGYCEQSEASEFLTRAVACILSGDIWIRRALVPKVIGVLTSTRRIQLTPSTVDTELKLKQLASLSAREVEVADMIRQGESNKRIAFAMSISERTVKAHLSSIFRKLNVDDRLRLAILLKEIDQYQRGMS, encoded by the coding sequence GTGGCTAACATACTGATTTATTCCAATAATCCCCAGCTGACCGCGCAGTGGACCCATGCGCTGATCGCGGAATATAGCGTGAGTATGCTGCATAGTATTCGCAGTGAATATACGGCCGATGCGGTGATTTTCGATGCAAAGAAACTGGACGACGATGCCAGTTTATTATCGGTTTTTGCCAACAAAAAAACCCGTTTCCTGGTCATGGGCGCCGATTGGCCGGAGAATAAGCAAATCGATGTGTTAATTAACGGCGCTGCCGGCTATTGCGAACAATCCGAAGCGTCGGAGTTTTTAACCCGAGCGGTGGCCTGTATTTTGTCTGGCGATATTTGGATCCGTCGGGCCTTGGTGCCCAAAGTAATTGGTGTATTGACCAGTACCAGGCGAATACAACTTACGCCCAGCACTGTCGATACCGAGCTAAAGCTAAAGCAGCTTGCCAGTTTATCTGCTCGGGAAGTGGAGGTGGCCGACATGATACGGCAGGGCGAAAGTAATAAGCGTATCGCCTTCGCCATGAGTATATCCGAGCGCACTGTAAAAGCGCATTTATCGTCGATTTTTAGGAAGTTGAACGTCGATGACCGATTAAGACTAGCCATATTGTTAAAAGAAATCGATCAATATCAGAGAGGAATGTCATGA
- the ispF gene encoding 2-C-methyl-D-erythritol 2,4-cyclodiphosphate synthase encodes MIRVGQGYDVHRFNDGDHIILGGVKIPYEKGLEAHSDGDVVLHALADAILGAAALGDIGKHFPDTDPEFKGADSRVLLHQVYKIVQEKGYKLVNADVTIIAQAPKMLPYVPAMRANIAADLVVDIDFINVKATTTEKLGFEGRKEGIAVQAVVLIEK; translated from the coding sequence ATGATTCGAGTTGGCCAAGGCTACGACGTCCACCGTTTCAACGACGGCGACCACATCATTTTGGGTGGCGTGAAAATTCCTTACGAAAAAGGTCTGGAAGCGCATTCCGACGGCGATGTAGTGCTGCATGCATTGGCTGACGCCATCCTTGGCGCGGCGGCTTTAGGCGACATCGGCAAGCATTTTCCGGACACCGATCCCGAATTCAAGGGCGCCGACAGCCGCGTGTTGCTGCACCAAGTCTACAAAATCGTCCAAGAAAAAGGCTATAAATTAGTCAACGCCGACGTCACCATTATCGCCCAAGCCCCGAAAATGCTGCCTTACGTGCCGGCCATGCGCGCCAACATCGCCGCCGACTTGGTTGTCGATATTGATTTCATCAACGTCAAAGCTACCACCACCGAGAAGCTGGGCTTCGAAGGTCGCAAGGAAGGTATCGCGGTGCAGGCGGTGGTGTTGATTGAGAAATAA
- the eno gene encoding phosphopyruvate hydratase codes for MARIVDVKAREVLDSRGNPTVEAEVYLASGIVGTAMVPSGASTGEREAIELRDGDKARYLGKGVLKAVNFVNTEIREAVVGMDANNQAALDEKMIALDGTPSKSRIGANAILGVSMAAARAAAQEAGVPLYKFLNKSGEFILPVPMMNIINGGSHADNSVDLQEFMILPVGAPTFREAIRYGAEVFHNLAKVLKSRGLATTVGDEGGFAPNLSSNEEAIEVILEAIEKAGYKAGEDIYLGMDAAASEYFEDGKYVLSAENRSFNSTEMVDFLAAWVDKYPIISIEDGLDENDWDGWKYETEKLGGKIQLVGDDLFVTNPAILKEGIDKGIANSILIKVNQIGTLTETLAAIDMAAAAGYSAVVSHRSGETEDTTIADLVVATGTGQIKTGSLSRSDRVAKYNRLMKIEDELGDKAKYAGRSAFKMLK; via the coding sequence ATGGCAAGAATAGTAGACGTAAAGGCAAGAGAAGTTCTGGATTCACGTGGTAACCCGACTGTGGAAGCGGAAGTATATTTGGCATCCGGCATTGTCGGTACCGCGATGGTGCCCTCCGGCGCATCAACCGGCGAACGCGAAGCGATTGAGTTGCGCGATGGCGATAAAGCCCGTTATCTGGGCAAAGGTGTGTTGAAAGCGGTTAATTTCGTCAACACCGAAATTCGTGAAGCCGTTGTAGGTATGGACGCCAACAATCAAGCGGCACTGGACGAAAAAATGATTGCCCTGGACGGCACCCCAAGCAAAAGCCGCATCGGTGCGAATGCCATTTTGGGTGTTTCCATGGCTGCTGCCCGCGCTGCTGCGCAAGAAGCCGGCGTACCCTTGTACAAATTTCTGAACAAATCCGGCGAATTCATCCTGCCTGTACCAATGATGAACATCATCAATGGCGGTTCGCACGCTGACAATAGCGTGGATTTGCAAGAATTCATGATTCTGCCTGTCGGCGCTCCAACCTTCCGCGAAGCGATCCGTTACGGCGCTGAAGTATTCCATAACCTGGCTAAAGTATTAAAAAGCCGCGGTTTGGCGACTACTGTCGGCGATGAAGGCGGCTTTGCGCCTAACTTGTCTTCTAATGAAGAAGCCATTGAAGTCATCCTGGAAGCGATCGAAAAAGCCGGCTACAAAGCGGGTGAAGACATCTACCTGGGTATGGATGCAGCGGCTTCCGAGTACTTCGAAGACGGCAAATATGTGTTGTCTGCGGAAAATCGTAGCTTTAACTCCACCGAAATGGTCGATTTCCTAGCAGCTTGGGTGGATAAATACCCCATTATCTCCATCGAAGACGGTCTGGACGAAAACGACTGGGACGGCTGGAAATATGAAACCGAAAAATTGGGCGGCAAAATTCAATTGGTTGGCGACGACTTGTTCGTGACCAACCCTGCCATCCTGAAAGAAGGTATCGACAAAGGCATCGCCAACTCCATCCTGATCAAAGTTAACCAAATCGGTACCTTGACCGAAACCCTGGCGGCTATCGATATGGCTGCTGCTGCGGGTTACAGCGCCGTGGTTTCTCATCGTTCCGGCGAAACCGAAGATACCACTATTGCCGATTTGGTGGTTGCTACCGGCACCGGCCAAATCAAAACCGGTTCACTGAGCCGTTCCGACCGTGTTGCCAAATACAACCGTTTGATGAAAATCGAAGACGAGTTGGGCGACAAAGCTAAATACGCCGGTCGTAGCGCCTTTAAAATGCTGAAATAA
- a CDS encoding CTP synthase, translating into MTKFIFITGGVVSSLGKGIAASSLAAILEDRGLKVTLTKLDPYINVDPGTMSPFQHGEVFVTEDGAETDLDLGHYERFLKTTMAKKNNFTTGQVYEQVLRNERKGEYLGATVQVIPHITDEIKRRVYASAEGKDVALIEVGGTVGDIESLPFLESIRQMGVELGRDRAVFIHLTLVPYIKSAGEIKTKPTQHSVKELRTIGIQPDILICRSEQPIPASERKKIALFTNVNEKAVISAIDADTIYRIPLLLREQGLDDIVVAQLRLDVPPADLSAWEKVVDGLTHPTDEVNIAIVGKYVDHTDAYKSLNEALIHAGIHTRHKVQITYIDSETIEAEGTAKLKDVDAILVPGGFGERGVEGKISTVRFARENKIPYLGICLGMQSAVIEFARDVVGLEGAHSTEFLPTSPHPIIGLITEWMDEAGQLNVRDEDCDIGGTMRLGAQKCRLKSDSLAFELYQKDVITERHRHRYEFNNQYLKQLEAAGMRFSGKSLDGRLVEIIELPDHPWFLACQFHPEFTSTPRNGHPLFSGFVEAAAKHKKYPLGA; encoded by the coding sequence ATGACAAAATTCATATTCATCACCGGCGGAGTGGTTTCATCCTTAGGAAAAGGGATAGCCGCTTCATCGTTGGCAGCCATCTTGGAAGATCGCGGCCTGAAAGTTACTCTCACCAAGCTAGATCCCTATATCAACGTCGACCCCGGCACCATGAGTCCGTTTCAACACGGCGAGGTGTTCGTGACCGAGGACGGTGCGGAAACCGATCTGGATTTAGGCCATTACGAGCGGTTTTTAAAAACCACGATGGCCAAGAAAAACAACTTCACTACCGGCCAAGTCTACGAGCAAGTGTTGCGCAACGAGCGCAAAGGCGAGTATCTGGGCGCGACGGTGCAGGTTATTCCGCATATCACCGACGAAATCAAACGCCGCGTCTACGCCAGTGCTGAGGGTAAAGATGTGGCGCTGATTGAGGTCGGCGGCACGGTCGGCGACATCGAGTCTTTGCCGTTTTTGGAATCCATTCGGCAAATGGGTGTGGAATTGGGCCGGGACCGGGCGGTGTTCATTCACCTGACTTTGGTGCCTTATATCAAGTCCGCCGGCGAGATTAAAACCAAGCCGACGCAGCATTCCGTAAAAGAGCTGCGCACCATCGGCATCCAGCCGGATATTCTAATTTGTCGTTCCGAGCAGCCGATTCCGGCCAGCGAGCGCAAAAAAATTGCTTTGTTTACCAACGTCAACGAGAAAGCAGTCATCTCCGCTATCGACGCCGACACCATTTATCGGATACCGCTATTGTTGCGCGAACAAGGCCTGGATGACATCGTCGTGGCTCAGTTGCGTCTGGATGTGCCGCCGGCTGATTTGTCGGCATGGGAGAAAGTGGTCGATGGCCTGACGCATCCAACCGATGAGGTCAATATTGCCATCGTCGGCAAATATGTCGACCACACCGATGCTTACAAGTCGCTGAATGAGGCTCTGATTCACGCCGGCATCCATACCCGCCACAAAGTACAAATTACCTATATCGATTCGGAAACCATCGAAGCGGAAGGTACGGCAAAACTGAAAGATGTCGACGCGATTCTGGTGCCGGGTGGCTTTGGCGAGCGCGGCGTGGAAGGCAAAATTTCTACAGTCCGGTTCGCCCGCGAAAACAAGATTCCCTATCTGGGTATTTGCTTGGGTATGCAGTCGGCGGTGATCGAGTTTGCCCGCGATGTGGTTGGTTTGGAAGGCGCGCATAGCACCGAATTTCTGCCGACGAGTCCGCACCCCATCATCGGTTTGATCACCGAGTGGATGGATGAAGCCGGTCAATTGAATGTGCGGGACGAAGATTGCGACATAGGCGGTACCATGCGTTTAGGTGCGCAAAAGTGCCGCTTAAAATCCGATTCATTGGCGTTCGAGTTGTATCAAAAAGATGTCATCACTGAGCGCCATCGGCACCGTTACGAATTTAATAATCAGTATTTGAAGCAGTTGGAAGCGGCCGGCATGCGCTTCTCCGGTAAATCGCTGGATGGCCGCTTGGTAGAAATTATCGAACTCCCCGATCATCCCTGGTTTTTGGCCTGCCAATTCCATCCCGAATTCACCTCGACACCGCGCAACGGTCATCCGTTGTTCTCAGGCTTTGTCGAAGCGGCCGCCAAACACAAGAAATACCCTTTAGGGGCATAA
- the ispD gene encoding 2-C-methyl-D-erythritol 4-phosphate cytidylyltransferase, which yields MNQIPKCWAVVPAAGVGKRMQADRPKQYLPLAGKTVIEHTLNRLLQSGAFQAVAVAISIEDPYWPELAVSKHRHLITAAGGKERADSVLSALKSLRGQAAEDDWVLVHDAARPCLTASDIHLQIDTLKDDAVGGILALSSHDTLKHVDGDTITATVDRKHIWRALTPQMFKYGMLRDALQQTEGNPAITDEASALELLGFQPKIVEGRPDNIKITRPEDLALAQFYMEQQT from the coding sequence ATGAATCAAATTCCTAAGTGCTGGGCTGTTGTCCCGGCAGCCGGCGTCGGCAAACGCATGCAAGCCGACCGCCCCAAACAATATCTGCCGCTGGCCGGCAAAACCGTCATCGAACATACCTTAAACCGTCTATTACAATCCGGTGCGTTTCAAGCGGTGGCTGTCGCCATTTCGATTGAAGATCCGTATTGGCCTGAATTGGCGGTGTCCAAACATCGGCACTTGATTACCGCGGCGGGTGGCAAGGAACGCGCCGACTCGGTGTTGTCCGCGTTGAAATCCTTGCGAGGTCAGGCTGCCGAAGACGACTGGGTGCTGGTGCATGACGCCGCTCGGCCTTGTCTGACGGCTTCTGACATTCATCTGCAAATTGACACGCTAAAAGACGATGCCGTCGGCGGTATTCTGGCGCTGTCGTCGCACGATACGCTAAAGCATGTAGATGGCGACACTATCACCGCCACGGTTGACCGAAAGCACATCTGGCGCGCGCTGACCCCGCAAATGTTCAAATACGGCATGTTGCGCGACGCCTTGCAGCAAACCGAAGGCAATCCGGCTATTACCGACGAAGCCAGCGCGCTGGAATTGTTGGGTTTTCAACCGAAGATCGTCGAAGGCCGTCCCGATAACATCAAAATCACCCGGCCGGAAGATCTGGCGCTGGCGCAATTTTATATGGAGCAACAAACATGA
- the truD gene encoding tRNA pseudouridine(13) synthase TruD, whose translation MNAPIMDVALPDWPYAFGGPSGTGYIKTEPEDFVVEEILSFQPEGSGEHIFLHIEKIGENTEFVARQLARHAGVRQRDVSYAGLKDRHGRTRQWFSVWLPGKDDPDWSGFETEQLKILLAVRHARKLKRGVLAGNRFTLLIRNWTGDQELAEKQLQQIKVQGFPNYFGPQRFGHHGQNIQRALAMFAGTKVKREQRSMYLSAARSYLFNMILAQRVEQANWHRALNGDVFKLAGNNSCFTGDSNDTSLSARVEQGDIHPTGIMWGRGGTIAKAEAGAIENAVVAANASLADGLTAFDLEADRRALRALPQDMEWQWLDNQLQLSFNLPAGSYATALLREIIGDAPGAGD comes from the coding sequence ATGAATGCGCCTATCATGGACGTCGCTTTGCCTGACTGGCCGTATGCTTTTGGTGGTCCCAGTGGTACAGGATATATCAAAACCGAGCCTGAGGATTTCGTCGTCGAAGAAATCCTGTCTTTCCAGCCGGAAGGCAGCGGTGAGCATATATTCCTGCATATCGAAAAAATCGGCGAAAACACCGAATTTGTCGCGCGGCAGTTGGCCCGCCATGCCGGCGTCCGTCAACGGGATGTCAGCTACGCCGGTCTGAAGGATAGACACGGCCGTACCCGGCAATGGTTTAGCGTGTGGCTACCGGGTAAGGACGATCCTGACTGGTCCGGCTTCGAAACCGAGCAGTTGAAGATTTTGCTAGCAGTTCGTCACGCCCGGAAACTGAAACGCGGGGTACTGGCCGGCAATCGCTTTACCCTGCTGATCCGCAATTGGACAGGCGACCAAGAACTCGCCGAAAAGCAGCTGCAACAGATTAAAGTCCAAGGTTTTCCCAATTACTTCGGTCCACAGCGTTTCGGGCATCACGGCCAAAATATCCAGCGTGCGCTGGCCATGTTTGCCGGCACCAAGGTCAAGCGCGAACAACGTTCCATGTATTTATCCGCGGCGCGCTCGTATTTGTTCAATATGATTTTGGCGCAGCGTGTCGAGCAAGCCAATTGGCATCGCGCGTTAAATGGCGATGTGTTCAAGCTGGCCGGCAACAATAGTTGTTTTACTGGCGACAGCAACGATACCAGTCTGTCGGCTCGTGTCGAGCAGGGCGATATTCATCCCACGGGGATCATGTGGGGCCGTGGCGGCACTATTGCCAAGGCTGAGGCTGGTGCTATAGAAAACGCTGTGGTTGCCGCTAACGCATCTTTGGCCGACGGCTTGACGGCGTTTGATCTGGAAGCGGATCGCCGCGCCTTGCGCGCTTTGCCGCAAGATATGGAGTGGCAGTGGCTGGATAATCAACTACAGTTGAGCTTCAATTTGCCCGCCGGTAGCTATGCCACCGCTTTGCTACGGGAAATTATTGGCGATGCACCTGGCGCTGGTGATTGA